The following proteins come from a genomic window of Nocardioides albertanoniae:
- a CDS encoding ABC transporter substrate-binding protein, whose protein sequence is MSRKTQALAALCAGVMIAATGCGGSGDSGGGDSTITWWHNSNNEPGKGFYEQVAKDFEKANPGVDVKVEAFAHEDMLTKLDAAFQSGDVPDVYMERGGGELADHVEAGLTRDLSKDSADIIEQIGGSAAGWQVDGKTYALPFSMGVVGFWYNTELFEKAGITETPTTMPELYAAFDKLEKAGITPVSLGGGDLWPAAHYYYAAALRGCSQETLTSAVADLDFSDPCFEKAGETVEQIVAERPFNKGFLSTASQTGPTSASGLLATGKVAMELAGHWEPGVMQGITEDKQGLGDKTGWFPFPAVDGGEGDPTAQLGGGDAWAVSEEAPDKAVDLVNYLLSDDVQKGFAENDMGLPTVPAAGSSVKDPALAELLKVRDEAPFVQLYFDTAFGESVGGAMNDEIGLLFAGKATPEDVVTATQEAADKEK, encoded by the coding sequence ATGTCGAGGAAGACACAGGCGCTCGCCGCGCTGTGCGCCGGAGTGATGATTGCCGCCACCGGTTGTGGCGGCTCGGGCGACTCCGGTGGCGGCGACAGCACCATCACGTGGTGGCACAACTCCAACAACGAGCCCGGCAAGGGGTTCTACGAGCAGGTCGCGAAGGACTTCGAGAAGGCCAATCCGGGCGTCGACGTCAAGGTCGAGGCCTTCGCCCACGAAGACATGCTCACCAAGCTCGACGCCGCATTCCAGAGCGGTGACGTCCCCGATGTCTACATGGAGCGCGGTGGCGGCGAGCTCGCCGACCATGTCGAGGCCGGGCTGACCCGCGACCTCTCGAAGGACTCCGCCGACATCATCGAGCAGATCGGTGGCAGCGCCGCCGGCTGGCAGGTCGACGGGAAGACGTACGCCCTGCCGTTCTCCATGGGTGTGGTCGGGTTCTGGTACAACACCGAGCTCTTCGAGAAGGCGGGCATCACCGAGACGCCGACGACGATGCCCGAGCTCTACGCCGCCTTCGACAAGCTCGAGAAGGCCGGCATCACGCCGGTCTCCCTCGGTGGCGGTGACCTGTGGCCGGCGGCGCACTACTACTACGCGGCCGCACTGCGCGGCTGCTCGCAGGAGACGCTGACCTCCGCGGTCGCCGACCTGGACTTCTCCGACCCGTGCTTCGAGAAGGCGGGGGAGACGGTCGAGCAGATCGTCGCCGAGAGGCCGTTCAACAAGGGGTTCCTCTCCACGGCCTCGCAGACCGGACCGACCTCGGCCTCTGGTCTGCTGGCGACGGGGAAGGTCGCCATGGAGCTGGCCGGCCACTGGGAGCCGGGCGTGATGCAGGGCATCACCGAGGACAAGCAGGGGCTCGGTGACAAGACCGGGTGGTTCCCGTTCCCGGCTGTCGACGGCGGCGAGGGCGACCCCACAGCTCAGCTGGGTGGCGGCGATGCCTGGGCGGTCTCCGAGGAGGCCCCCGACAAGGCCGTCGACCTCGTCAACTACCTGCTCTCCGACGACGTCCAGAAGGGCTTCGCCGAGAACGACATGGGCCTGCCGACGGTGCCCGCGGCCGGCTCCTCGGTCAAGGACCCGGCCCTGGCCGAGCTGTTGAAGGTGCGCGACGAGGCGCCCTTCGTGCAGCTCTACTTCGACACCGCCTTCGGTGAGTCCGTCGGCGGCGCGATGAACGACGAGATCGGACTGCTCTTCGCCGGAAAGGCCACCCCTGAGGACGTCGTGACGGCGACCCAGGAAGCCGCCGACAAGGAGAAGTGA
- a CDS encoding carbohydrate ABC transporter permease has translation MSSEHMLGAVASGRPHRTTPPPSAPPRTTSPRSTPWRQRAEIAFFVTPALALMALFIAWPVLSAVRFSVYDWNGLGPLDDFVGFANYADVLKDDVFTDAVIHNLVIVVGSIIVQLPLGVALALLLNRRMAGQGLLRTLIFVPYVLAEVIAGVIWFQLLQPDYGLIDAIMGGIGLTPPDEGWLGTPEVTLWVVLAVLTWKYLGLAVLLFLAGLQSVPEELYEAAQLDGASWFQTQWRVSIPLLGPTIRTWCFLSMIGSIQCFDMIWVLTGGGPADATTTMATYLVDEGTNRHNYGIAGAASVVLFAIAFVMALAYQLVVLRRDTKEEA, from the coding sequence GTGAGCTCGGAACACATGCTCGGTGCGGTCGCCTCGGGGCGACCGCACCGCACCACCCCGCCTCCTTCGGCACCGCCTCGCACCACCTCGCCCAGGTCGACCCCGTGGCGTCAGCGCGCCGAGATCGCGTTCTTCGTGACGCCCGCGCTCGCGCTGATGGCGCTGTTCATCGCCTGGCCGGTCCTGAGTGCGGTGCGGTTCTCCGTCTACGACTGGAACGGCCTCGGCCCGCTCGACGACTTCGTCGGGTTCGCCAACTATGCCGACGTGCTGAAGGACGACGTCTTCACCGACGCGGTGATCCACAACCTGGTCATCGTGGTCGGCTCGATCATCGTCCAGCTCCCGCTCGGGGTCGCGCTCGCGCTGCTGCTCAACCGCCGGATGGCGGGGCAGGGGCTGCTGCGTACGCTGATCTTCGTCCCCTACGTCCTGGCCGAGGTCATCGCCGGGGTCATCTGGTTCCAGCTCCTCCAACCTGACTACGGCCTGATCGACGCGATCATGGGCGGGATCGGTCTCACCCCGCCCGACGAGGGCTGGCTCGGCACCCCCGAGGTCACCTTGTGGGTCGTCCTCGCGGTGCTCACCTGGAAGTATCTCGGGCTGGCCGTGCTGCTCTTCCTGGCCGGGCTGCAGAGCGTGCCCGAGGAGCTCTACGAGGCGGCCCAGCTCGACGGCGCGAGCTGGTTCCAGACCCAGTGGCGGGTGAGCATCCCGCTGCTCGGCCCGACCATCCGCACCTGGTGCTTCCTGTCGATGATCGGCTCGATCCAGTGCTTCGACATGATCTGGGTGCTCACCGGCGGTGGCCCGGCGGACGCCACGACCACGATGGCGACCTACCTCGTCGACGAGGGCACCAACCGGCACAACTACGGCATCGCCGGTGCGGCCTCGGTCGTGCTGTTCGCGATCGCCTTCGTGATGGCGCTGGCCTACCAGCTCGTCGTGCTGCGTCGCGACACCAAGGAGGAGGCATGA